The Mycolicibacterium cosmeticum sequence ACATCTCCATCGCCAAGGCGTTCACCGCGGCAGGGCATGAGCGCGCCACCCATCTGTTCAACGAGGCGCCGGATGGGCCGGCGTTGCCCGGAAACGAAGCCTTCGGCATCAGTCACATGCTGCCCGGCAAGTTCGCGGTGTTCGTCGGGGGCTTCCCCCTGGTGTTCCGCGATCAAATCGTCGGTGGCGTCGGTATCAGCGGTGGCAACGGCATGCAGGACAAGGCGGTGGGGGCGGCCATCCTCGCCGAGTTCGAGGCACTGACGGCGGCGATCGGGCGGTGACCAGCTGTGCAGCATGGCCCATCGCGGTGACCATTCGGGTGATGTTGTCCCTGTCGCGGCACCGCCGGGCTGGATAACGTCGTCGGTGCGGCCGCGAATCGCGGCGCTGCTTTCATGGCGATGAACATCGTTGACGCGCAGTCACTTTGGCAAAATACACCGAACGAAAGGACCGAAGATCATGACCGAACTGTTGGACCGTACCGAGTTTCGCGCCGAGCTGGAGAACGCGATCAAGGGCCGCGAGGCCAAGAACGCGTCGTTCTCCAAGGCCTGGGCCGAGGGTCGGCTGCAGCGCCACCATTTCGCACGCTGGGCCGAGAACCACTACCACTACGTCGGTCCCTTTGCCGACTACCTGGCCAACATCTACGCCAACACCCCCGACGAGTACACCGGCGCAAAAGATTTCACCCTGCAGAACATGTACGAGGAGGAGCTGGCCGACATCCGGCACACCGATCTGCTGATCAAGTTCGGCGAGGCATGCGGCACCACCAAGGAACGGATCGAAGATCCGAACAACATGAACGCCATCACCCGTGGCCTGCAGTCATGGTGCTACGCGGTGTCGCAACGCGAGCACTTCGTCGTCGCGACCGCAGCGCTGGTGGTCGGGTTGGAATCCCAGGTGCCGAGCATCTACACCAAGCAGATCGTGCCGCTGCGTGAGGTGTACAAGTTCACCGAGGACGAGATCGAGTTCTTCGACCTGCACATCACCTCCGACGTGGTGCACGGCGAGCGCGGCTACCAGATCGTGCTGGACCACGCCGACACCCCGCGGCTGCAGCAGCGCTGCCTGCAGATGGTGCGTTGGGGCGCCGAGATGCGCTTCTCCTACACCAAGGGGCTGTACGACACCTACGTCGCTCCTGAGCTGGAGCCGGCCGGCGTCTGAGTGAATTCGGCGCGCTCGCGTCCGCCCAGCGAACGTGAGCGCGCCGAATCGCGAGAAAGGGGAGCATATGTGGATCGCGGTGGCCACCACCAAGGATCTGGAGCGGCGGCGCAAGCTCCGCGTGGAGGTCGACGGCCTCGCCATTGCGCTGTTCCAGGCCGGGGGCCGAGTCTACGCACTCGCAGATCTCTGTGTGCACCAAGATCGTTCGCTGTTCAAGGGCACCCTGTTGGACGGCAAGGTGATCTGTCCGGGACATCAGTGGCAGTTCGACCTGGAAACCGGCTATGAGGCCGATCAGGACCGCTGCCAGCCCAGTTATCCGGTGCGGGTGCAGGACGGCACCGTCTATGTCGACACGGCATCGGTCGGGCACGCACCGGTGGGCCGCGAGGAAGGCGCGAAGGCATGACATTGCAGAACATCGTCACCGTCGGTGCGGGCCAGGCCGCGGCCGTCACGGCCAGGAACCTGCGCAGGCAGGGCTACGACGGCAGGATCAGCCTCATCGGGGCTGAGCCGCACCCGCCGTATCAGCGACCACCGCTGTCGAAGGAATTCCTCACCGGCGCCGATAC is a genomic window containing:
- a CDS encoding GlcG/HbpS family heme-binding protein: MHQIYRITLEDALPLLAAGRAKAEEIGVKQTLCICDDGGNVIALHRLPGARLTGVDISIAKAFTAAGHERATHLFNEAPDGPALPGNEAFGISHMLPGKFAVFVGGFPLVFRDQIVGGVGISGGNGMQDKAVGAAILAEFEALTAAIGR
- a CDS encoding TenA family transcriptional regulator gives rise to the protein MTELLDRTEFRAELENAIKGREAKNASFSKAWAEGRLQRHHFARWAENHYHYVGPFADYLANIYANTPDEYTGAKDFTLQNMYEEELADIRHTDLLIKFGEACGTTKERIEDPNNMNAITRGLQSWCYAVSQREHFVVATAALVVGLESQVPSIYTKQIVPLREVYKFTEDEIEFFDLHITSDVVHGERGYQIVLDHADTPRLQQRCLQMVRWGAEMRFSYTKGLYDTYVAPELEPAGV
- a CDS encoding Rieske (2Fe-2S) protein; amino-acid sequence: MWIAVATTKDLERRRKLRVEVDGLAIALFQAGGRVYALADLCVHQDRSLFKGTLLDGKVICPGHQWQFDLETGYEADQDRCQPSYPVRVQDGTVYVDTASVGHAPVGREEGAKA